In Wenyingzhuangia fucanilytica, the following are encoded in one genomic region:
- a CDS encoding ATP-binding protein — MAGEASVFQTGGGGFHYENYVQASFLLQMIINGVVPSFPNGKITEIGFQNKNKGYQTDDLFLKVEEDNITKRIISQIKYNIPISSKNEIFLEVIKAFWEDFNNVNHFDRQRDKMFLIKSSLTNNDKNHIVYLCQIASKQSTSQDFFSEINRTKIKKEALDIFEESLTLAKGDAITEKELFQFLKCFHLLAYDFTAEASTDETYTLNLIHLSKSKDVRTTSKEIWSILLNEVATHNRNGGGISKDNLSSFQPYKYFDLSITNDAYSSLKKIHQDGELLLKPFKNSIKGYHIDRATVKKSIIKSINQSDISIITGYPGVGKSSFLKDLLSGELSDTVPIIFKADQLNKNSLAQVFSEVGINHNLFDLFSLISVLSNKIIVIDSAEKLLEAQPDSAFKQLLSIISENKGIKLLMTCRSYAVNVIKQKFGIDSEKINVVDIPLLNDDEIELIKKEFPQLTNFLSNSKINEVLRSPKYLDFTVSAVKVENENISDDMSYSEFKEILWNEVIENSTLTKNGLPRKRGTTFMHIAVGRAINMRLFFEPQDDKIDYEAVELLESDNIIVRNNNKYQFSPSHDILEDWALIRYIYSIENKLSNKADLFNKLGNQPALRRAFRLWIEELLANDIDTVATLISLTIEDESIPTYWTDEILTAVFRSDDCNSFFRHFSSKLLENNCVFLNRCILLIRTTCREYNFNKENSKDILFPVGSCWEEILCFLSSNISEVEIIRKSISNLLLDWEYKYLFQFKLCSNKEIEAANKITFHYIEEMYSNLEYWYSSRNNNQKSSFVYMLFGFAYYCKGDLKKFIEKCSSNINEYGRLDGFSELVIGKALGGVRNSALIKELPDTLIEIANKHWKYIAPKNPPKEKSSLGIYFPERKERDDAWGIAKTRSDFFPSGIYKTFVYNLLQYHPWKAIIFICDFTNYITSSYKESDFSTKEELKEIKVILNDGNENTLYGNEYLWNAYRGTTVTHYLLESVLISLEKYLLEIARFEVPENKLLKSITNYLLENSNSVTIISVLTSVFIAYSKAFEDSILPILRVREFYEWDTHRATREHSATAIYDQRISYAQKEKGEFNRLPHRTKYQRGLREFMLYYQINKGSLNKELQLIFDDFYENCGEDIFWEKAVTEMDIRKYKASIVDEEKGVFQLEVNYPKPIYNAVKSFTKENENDNLSLHYSHSLRQAKEKKHEMSFDEWKTIFNHFSSDKIEKTMWDSPVTLSVLGLELFYKKLSKVHKKYCVNTIIDVLKHIIKEANDRGNFNSLFKYNILEKQLTIEAIHLLYKFKEGVVEEKELDLLIAYLLISHLADHEIRDFQKYFRNIFSKEFPEKSSKLIIALIKYAKFYSENKVNNYRSQQETKEYREKEFEFIESIMFTSDLPEISTLSFESYESHFLNNSLLLIASNTNSEFFQNYILKMCELILEDLKQEDDYSYSRSRRSRKTNYKILVDLRFYFNEVLLLNDVNVSKSLVDKLCIPFLNNDFKNTHDIKDLYELITGVFNTTVTRFDDVINEDKDVEKYRNHFWELWKYLFNKVKQSGSYFLIKELLLNVNENYWSIKSDNWKGFINYKPHYNEFIDYFKTKSLPHIIPVFSSFGEKVFLPSGINLIVKNLKESDSSYDSLDTINAVKLIQVLLNNHIQEIKESQSLIKNFIYILNKMIDLGYCEAYLIRECVITYKKST, encoded by the coding sequence AAATAGCTTCTAAACAAAGTACTTCACAAGATTTTTTTTCTGAAATTAATAGAACGAAAATAAAAAAAGAAGCTCTTGATATATTTGAAGAAAGTCTAACTTTAGCAAAAGGAGATGCTATTACCGAAAAAGAGCTATTTCAGTTCTTAAAATGCTTTCATTTGCTGGCTTATGATTTTACTGCTGAAGCAAGCACAGATGAAACCTATACACTTAATCTTATTCACTTATCAAAATCTAAAGATGTAAGAACTACTTCTAAAGAGATTTGGAGTATACTTCTTAATGAAGTTGCTACACATAATCGAAATGGAGGGGGTATTTCTAAAGATAATTTAAGTAGTTTTCAACCATATAAATATTTTGACTTATCTATAACTAATGATGCGTACTCTTCTCTCAAGAAAATACATCAAGATGGTGAATTACTATTAAAACCATTCAAAAACTCTATAAAAGGTTATCATATAGATAGAGCAACTGTTAAAAAGTCAATAATAAAGTCTATAAATCAATCTGATATTTCTATAATAACAGGTTACCCAGGTGTTGGTAAATCTTCCTTTTTAAAAGATCTTTTAAGTGGTGAATTATCAGATACAGTTCCTATAATTTTTAAAGCTGATCAGTTGAATAAGAATTCATTAGCTCAAGTGTTCAGTGAAGTAGGAATAAATCACAATTTATTCGATTTGTTTAGTTTAATATCAGTGCTTTCAAATAAAATTATAGTAATTGATAGTGCTGAAAAATTATTGGAAGCTCAACCTGATTCTGCATTTAAACAATTATTATCAATTATTTCAGAAAATAAGGGAATAAAACTTTTAATGACTTGTAGGTCTTATGCTGTTAATGTAATTAAACAAAAGTTTGGTATCGATTCCGAAAAAATAAATGTGGTAGATATACCGCTTTTAAATGATGATGAAATTGAGCTAATAAAAAAAGAATTTCCTCAATTAACCAATTTTCTTTCTAATAGTAAAATAAATGAAGTTTTAAGAAGCCCTAAGTATCTTGATTTTACAGTATCAGCGGTAAAAGTAGAAAATGAAAATATCTCGGATGACATGAGTTATTCAGAATTTAAAGAGATATTATGGAATGAAGTTATAGAGAATTCAACGCTAACAAAGAATGGTCTTCCTAGAAAAAGAGGTACTACTTTTATGCACATTGCAGTAGGTAGAGCTATTAATATGAGATTGTTTTTTGAACCTCAAGATGATAAAATAGATTATGAAGCGGTAGAGCTTTTGGAAAGTGATAATATAATAGTTAGAAATAATAATAAATATCAATTTTCTCCCTCTCATGATATTTTAGAGGATTGGGCATTAATAAGATATATTTATTCAATTGAAAATAAACTCTCTAATAAAGCAGATCTATTTAATAAACTAGGTAACCAACCAGCTTTACGAAGAGCTTTTAGATTATGGATTGAAGAATTACTTGCTAATGATATTGATACAGTTGCAACTTTAATTTCTTTGACCATTGAAGATGAGTCAATACCTACATATTGGACAGATGAAATACTTACAGCAGTTTTTAGATCGGATGATTGCAATTCATTTTTTAGGCATTTTTCTTCTAAATTACTGGAAAACAATTGTGTATTTTTAAATAGGTGTATTTTATTGATACGAACAACCTGTCGAGAATATAATTTTAACAAAGAGAACTCAAAAGACATTTTATTCCCTGTAGGTTCTTGTTGGGAAGAAATTTTATGTTTCTTATCTTCAAATATTTCAGAAGTAGAAATCATAAGAAAGTCTATTTCAAATTTATTACTAGACTGGGAGTATAAATACCTTTTTCAATTTAAGCTTTGTTCTAATAAAGAAATAGAAGCTGCAAATAAAATAACTTTTCATTATATAGAAGAAATGTACTCTAATTTAGAGTATTGGTATTCTTCAAGAAATAATAATCAAAAGTCAAGTTTCGTTTATATGCTTTTTGGCTTTGCTTATTATTGCAAAGGAGATTTGAAGAAGTTTATTGAAAAATGTAGTTCAAATATAAATGAGTATGGTAGGTTAGATGGCTTTAGTGAGTTAGTTATTGGAAAAGCTTTAGGTGGTGTTAGAAATAGTGCATTGATTAAAGAATTGCCTGATACGTTAATAGAAATAGCAAATAAGCATTGGAAATATATAGCTCCTAAAAATCCACCTAAAGAAAAAAGTTCTTTGGGTATTTATTTTCCCGAACGAAAAGAACGAGATGATGCCTGGGGTATAGCAAAAACTAGGTCTGATTTTTTCCCTTCAGGAATTTATAAAACGTTTGTTTATAATTTACTACAATACCATCCATGGAAGGCTATCATTTTTATATGTGATTTTACAAATTACATCACATCTTCATACAAAGAATCTGATTTTAGTACAAAAGAGGAGTTAAAGGAAATTAAAGTGATATTAAATGATGGTAATGAAAATACACTCTATGGAAATGAATATTTATGGAACGCATATAGAGGTACAACTGTAACTCATTACCTACTTGAATCTGTTTTAATTAGCCTTGAAAAATATTTATTAGAAATTGCTCGATTTGAAGTTCCTGAAAACAAATTATTAAAGTCAATAACTAATTATTTGTTGGAAAACTCAAATTCAGTTACAATAATTAGTGTTTTAACTAGTGTGTTTATAGCTTATTCAAAAGCGTTTGAAGATAGTATTCTACCAATATTAAGAGTTCGAGAGTTTTATGAGTGGGACACACATAGAGCAACTAGAGAACATTCAGCAACAGCAATTTATGATCAAAGAATTTCTTATGCCCAAAAAGAGAAAGGAGAGTTTAATAGACTTCCTCATAGAACAAAATATCAACGTGGTCTTCGAGAATTCATGCTTTATTATCAAATAAATAAGGGGTCTCTCAATAAAGAATTACAATTAATATTTGATGACTTTTATGAAAATTGTGGAGAAGATATTTTTTGGGAAAAAGCTGTTACAGAAATGGATATTCGCAAATACAAAGCGTCGATTGTGGATGAAGAAAAAGGAGTTTTTCAATTAGAAGTAAACTATCCAAAACCCATTTATAATGCTGTTAAGTCTTTCACAAAAGAAAATGAAAACGATAATCTTTCTTTACATTATTCTCATTCATTAAGACAAGCAAAAGAAAAAAAACATGAAATGTCATTTGATGAATGGAAAACTATTTTCAATCATTTTTCTTCAGATAAAATAGAGAAAACAATGTGGGATTCACCTGTAACTTTATCTGTTTTAGGGTTAGAATTATTTTACAAAAAATTAAGTAAAGTTCACAAAAAATATTGTGTTAATACAATTATTGACGTATTGAAACATATTATAAAAGAAGCTAATGACAGGGGGAATTTTAATAGTTTGTTTAAATATAATATTTTGGAAAAACAATTAACAATTGAAGCTATTCATTTATTATATAAATTTAAAGAAGGAGTTGTTGAAGAGAAAGAGCTTGATCTGCTTATTGCCTATTTACTAATTAGTCATTTGGCAGACCACGAGATAAGGGATTTTCAAAAATATTTTAGAAATATCTTTAGTAAAGAATTTCCAGAAAAATCCAGTAAATTAATTATTGCATTAATAAAATATGCGAAATTCTATAGTGAGAATAAAGTTAATAATTATCGTAGTCAGCAAGAAACAAAGGAATACAGAGAAAAAGAATTTGAATTTATAGAAAGTATAATGTTTACAAGTGATTTACCTGAAATTTCTACTTTGTCTTTTGAATCATATGAGTCTCATTTTTTAAACAACTCTTTACTTCTTATAGCTTCAAATACAAATAGTGAATTCTTTCAAAATTACATTTTGAAAATGTGTGAATTAATTTTAGAAGACTTAAAGCAAGAAGATGACTATTCATATTCTCGTTCAAGAAGATCAAGAAAAACAAATTATAAAATTCTTGTTGATTTACGTTTTTACTTTAATGAAGTTCTTTTATTAAATGATGTCAACGTAAGCAAATCACTGGTAGATAAATTATGTATTCCTTTTTTAAATAATGATTTCAAGAATACACATGATATTAAAGATTTGTATGAGCTTATAACAGGTGTTTTTAATACAACTGTTACAAGGTTTGATGACGTAATTAATGAAGATAAAGATGTTGAAAAGTATAGAAACCATTTTTGGGAGTTGTGGAAATATCTTTTTAATAAAGTTAAGCAATCAGGTAGTTATTTTTTAATCAAAGAACTTTTATTAAATGTTAACGAGAACTATTGGTCTATAAAGTCAGATAATTGGAAGGGTTTTATCAATTACAAACCCCATTATAATGAGTTTATAGATTATTTTAAAACTAAATCATTACCACATATAATTCCAGTTTTTTCCTCTTTTGGAGAAAAAGTTTTTCTCCCATCGGGCATTAATTTAATAGTAAAAAATTTAAAGGAAAGTGATAGCAGTTATGATAGTTTAGACACTATAAATGCGGTTAAACTAATTCAAGTACTTCTCAATAATCATATACAGGAAATTAAAGAATCTCAAAGTTTAATAAAGAATTTTATTTACATCTTAAACAAGATGATTGATTTAGGGTATTGTGAAGCTTATCTAATTAGAGAATGTGTAATTACCTATAAAAAATCAACATAA
- a CDS encoding helix-turn-helix transcriptional regulator, protein MIDAITIKEVKLQLGELCKQKRQIYEMSQQDLGEALELSRYTIQKFENGKNATLDTVLKIANHFDLLEPLFQALKDVENKNDINSLY, encoded by the coding sequence ATGATAGATGCAATCACTATTAAGGAAGTAAAATTGCAGTTGGGTGAGCTTTGCAAACAGAAAAGACAAATTTACGAAATGTCTCAGCAAGACCTTGGAGAAGCTTTAGAATTGTCACGCTATACCATTCAAAAATTTGAAAACGGTAAGAACGCAACTTTAGATACAGTACTAAAAATAGCAAATCATTTTGATTTACTAGAACCATTGTTTCAAGCATTAAAAGATGTAGAGAATAAGAATGATATAAACTCATTATATTAA
- a CDS encoding type II toxin-antitoxin system HipA family toxin → MAKNKIIEVILFGIEIGKIGYDIDKRTSFFQYNPNFLESNQYSNIFPYVFKRIKSVQVFSKFEGETFRGLPPMIADSLPDLFGNIIFKEWLEAKKTEVKKIISLEQLTYVSNRGMGAIEYHPSVEIPTSTTINIEEIVEVLNKVLDVKNETSGKSLNDLALLNIFKIGTSAGGARPKILISEHKESGNIIPGDIEYSKDYNHYLVKLCMDEEAGYNKEKIEYIYYLLAKEVGIQMMPSKLIDNKHFATLRYDRQHGEKQHVLTVSGLTGWDFKKPDNASYENVFKLALDLKVPHKDIQELFRRMVFNIVFANIDDHLKNHSFIYNKETNSWNLAPAYDLTYPLNINLTFSKVTRALSINHKRNKITLEDVLTIAEAYVIKNPKGIIQNIQGATLKWDSLCKEFEVPEKVREAIKKDFVILV, encoded by the coding sequence ATGGCTAAAAATAAAATCATAGAAGTGATATTGTTTGGGATAGAAATAGGTAAAATTGGATACGACATAGACAAGCGTACCTCTTTTTTTCAATACAATCCAAATTTTTTAGAATCTAACCAATACAGCAATATATTTCCTTATGTTTTTAAACGGATAAAATCCGTACAAGTATTCTCAAAATTTGAAGGAGAAACATTCAGAGGGTTGCCTCCTATGATTGCCGATTCCTTACCTGATCTGTTTGGAAATATTATTTTTAAAGAATGGTTAGAAGCTAAAAAGACAGAGGTTAAAAAAATAATCTCACTAGAACAATTAACCTATGTTTCTAACCGCGGTATGGGGGCCATTGAATACCATCCTTCGGTAGAAATACCAACATCAACAACAATTAATATTGAGGAAATTGTTGAGGTACTAAATAAAGTTTTAGATGTAAAAAATGAAACATCGGGCAAGTCCTTAAATGATTTAGCGCTGTTAAATATCTTTAAGATAGGAACATCAGCAGGTGGTGCAAGACCCAAAATTCTTATTTCAGAACATAAAGAGTCTGGTAACATTATTCCAGGAGATATAGAATACTCAAAGGATTACAATCATTACCTCGTAAAGTTGTGTATGGATGAGGAAGCGGGCTATAACAAGGAAAAAATAGAATACATATATTATCTATTAGCAAAAGAAGTAGGTATACAAATGATGCCTTCAAAATTAATAGACAACAAACATTTTGCAACGTTACGTTATGATAGACAACATGGTGAAAAACAACATGTTTTAACCGTATCGGGGTTAACAGGATGGGATTTTAAAAAACCAGACAATGCCAGTTATGAAAACGTATTTAAACTAGCACTAGACCTTAAAGTACCGCATAAAGATATTCAAGAACTCTTTAGACGTATGGTGTTTAATATTGTTTTTGCAAACATTGATGATCATTTAAAAAATCATAGTTTTATCTATAACAAAGAAACAAATTCTTGGAATTTAGCACCTGCGTACGATTTAACATATCCCTTAAATATAAATCTAACCTTTAGCAAGGTAACAAGAGCCTTGTCAATCAATCATAAAAGAAATAAGATTACTTTAGAAGATGTGTTAACCATTGCAGAAGCCTATGTTATTAAAAACCCCAAAGGGATTATTCAAAACATACAAGGAGCTACTTTAAAATGGGATTCTTTATGTAAAGAATTTGAAGTGCCTGAAAAGGTACGTGAGGCAATTAAAAAAGATTTTGTAATTCTAGTCTAG